The Oscillatoria acuminata PCC 6304 genomic interval CCCATTTTTCCCTGGATTCGGCTCATCTGAGCCGGGACAAGATGGGATTGAACAATGATGGTTCAGTTCAGCAGACACCCTATTCCATTGTTATAGCTGTTTTCTGGGGATTCGTGCCAGAGTCCAATTGAACGGGGACGCGATCGCCGGCTGCGGAGACTGGGGTCTGGGTCCATTCATTACCCTGAAAATTAGAAACAACCCTGAAGTGGAGGGAGAGAGGGGAGTCCGTTATGCCAGCGCTGGAAATCCCATGTCAGGGAGCGGGTTCGGGCGATCGAAGCATTTCAGGTATTTTTCCACCATTTGCAGCACCTTTTCCGCCTCGGGGGGCTTACTGAGAAAATCGGTTGCCCCATTTAACTTAGCCCGGGTGCGGTCAATCAGACCATCCTGACTGGTGAGGATGACAATCGGGGTCTCGCGAAATTGGTTACTTTGACGTAAAAAATTGCAGAGATTATAGCCATTCGTCTGGGGCATGACCAGATCTAAAAAGATAAAATCCGGCTTTTTCTCCGAGAGGATGGCTACCCCTTGCATGGGGTCCTGAATCGCGATCGTATCGTAACCGGCAGGTTGGAGGATGCGAGCGAGGACCTCTGACACCAGGGGACTATCATCAATACAAGCAATCAAGGGTTTTTTCGGGGCTACCGCCGCTCGAACGATGCGCCACTGTTCCAGAGGGGAAGGCCAATCGGACACGGTTTGGAGAGAGATTTTACCCTGTTCTACAAAATGATGTAAAGTTCGGGTCACGCCCACGATGGATTGCTTGCGCTCGATCGCCAGGTCCCAGATTGTATTTTCACCGTTGAAGAGGGTATTCAGGGTCAAAAAGGATTGAGAACTGACTTGTTGTTTTAACTGAGTCGGATGACTTAATACCGGAGACAGGTCAGGGCTAATATAATGTAATCCCAGTTGTTCCCACTCTTTCCAGAGTTGTTCGGCCTTCTGAAATATCTGGGCCACATCCACGGAGGATAATGCAATCTTGGCCGGGATCTGTAAAGACTCTAGGGGCAGGGGATACCAATGGGCGCTGATTTTAGCATAGCTGGCCAAGTTAAATAAGGCTTCTAAACTACTGGTGCGAATCAGCGCTTTGGCATGAGTAGGACTGAGCAGATGTTGGTCCATTCCGGGTTGGAGAAGTTGAAATTCCCAGGGTTCTCCCTCGCCCACATCTTTAGGATCGACGACAAATTTCGGGCAGTGTTGTCGCAATGCTCTGGACCACCGTCGGACCCGGTGAACGCTTTCCGTAATGTAGATTAACCGGCCCATCACGAGGTAAAATCGCCAATGGCGTTCCCCGGGGGAGGGAGTGGCGGGTGGCACCTGGCCTTCGCGAACCCGGGACGCACCACTCTCCTTCGTCGAGGTCAAAGGGTCTTTCCCCGATGACTGATTCAGTGACTCCGAGGGGCGATCGCGAAGTCTCGTCAGCCCTGGATCAGGGGTTTGGGAACAGCCAGTGCATTCTTGAGCGACGACAAGCCATGTCCCCGTCACTTTTTGCTGCATTAGCGCGGCTAACTCCCCAGCAACTTTTGCACAGCCTAAAGACTCCAATATCATAAGTAGCCGCTCTTGAGTCGATTTTCTATCCCTAAGTTAGCCGGTTTTGAGACGTTTGAACATCCGTACATTTCCCGATTCCCTCTCTACAGATACTGGGTGTTCCCCCCAAAATTGTGCCAATGGATTGTCTACCGGGTAGTAGCAACGGGGTTTGGGGGTAGGTCACCGCATGAACTGGGGAAATTTATTGTCCGAGTTTCTTGGCAATTTCGGGGCTGTATAGCCGCAGATAATTCCAGTAGTTCTCAAAAACGTGCTTGACGTAACCGTTTGTTTCCGGGAAAGGAATCTGGTTGGCGAACTCATCGGGATCGTTGAATCCAAATCGTTCGATCCAGGAGGCTACATTACTGGGTCCGGCATTGTAACTTGCCACCGCTAACATCGAGTTATCTTTATACTGCCCATGAGTGAAATCTAGATACCAAGTCCCGATTTTAATATTATCCTCGGGGTTTTCTAGATTGTGATTTTTGATACCCATGCTTTGGGCCGCCCAGGACCCGGTTTCGGGCATAACCTGCATCAACCCCACTGCACCTACGGAAGACCGAATTTTTGGCATAAATCGGGACTCTTGGCGCATTAATGCTGTAACCAACAAGGGATTCATTTGTTGTTCTTGAGCGGCCTTCTGAATCAGGTCAACATAAGGGAAGGGATAAAGTGCTTCCCAATAATGAGGTTTTTCCTTGATTTGTTTGTACTCCTCTTGGTCTTCAGGTTTGTCTCGCCATCTCAGACTGGACAACATAAAAATTCCATCCAGATTATCCCCAACCCCAAGGCGAATCAACCCATCGGTGAACTGCTCAGGGACTGAGGGTTCCCGACGATTGGTAAATTCGACCTGCCAGAGGGTCCAGGCATCTTGATCTTGGCCGAGGAGGTACAGTTCTTTGAGGATATCGGATCCGGCTGGGATCTCAACCCGTTCGGTTTGACCGACGATCGCCGGAGTCAGGGCACGGACATTGGTGAAGTCACCCACATCCCATCCTAACAACACGGCAGATCGCCACGCATAGTAGGATTCGGTATAGTTAAACAAAATGTCTTCATAGGTTTGGCGAGCTTCCTTGCTCAACCCCAAGCCCTGCGCCCACTTTCCAGCCCAGAACCCGGCTTCTGGAGCCAGTTCGTGATCGGGGTTTTCCTGCCGCAGTTCCAAAGCCCACTTGCGCGCTTCCTCAAAATTGCTAATCGCCACACTTTGTTGGGCTAAACTCCATCGCAGTTCAGCGGCTCCTTCGGAATTGCTATACTCACTCAGAACCTTGTCCCGGGCTTCTTTAGCTGCACTGCGGCTACCCAGTTCATCCAGGATTTTTGATCGGGCGAACAAGGCTTCTCCCGCTTTGTTAGGGAAGCGGTTCATGAGTTCGTCGATATAAGTCAGAGCTTCTTTGGGTTCGACTAGGGTAATCAGTTGCTCTAACCCCATGCTGGCTTCTTCGCTGTCGGGAAAGTCTACGAAGAGTCGTTTGTAGGCTAAGATGGCCCCGCTGTTATCCCCGGAAAGCTGACGTCCTCTGCCAAGACGATAAGCGCCCTGGGGGTTCCAGGTGGCGGAAGCGTAGGCTTCCCCACCTTTGCCATAGTCTTGTTTTTCCCAGTAGCCAAAGGCGATCGCTTCCCAATCTTCTGGGTTGAGGCGATCGCGATATTGACTGGTCAGTTTTTGTAGATGGGATTTGTAATTGTCCAGGTAAAAGCCGTGGTTGGCGATCGGCAATAATAAATCCAGGCGATTCGGATTTTCTTTTAAGCGGGTTTGAGCAATTTCCATACTCTTGGGGTGAGCGGGGAATTTCTCCAGGGCCTGGTCCCAATATTGGGGGTTGCTTCTTCCCAAGGCGTAGAGTGCTTCAACTACCACCGGGGAATCGGGATGCTTTTCGAGCAATTCTGTCCAAGTTTCCAGCGCTTGGGCAGAATTATTGCTGAGTTCATGAGCTTGAGCACGTTTAAACAAAATGTAGGGGGCGAGTAACCCATAGTCATTTTCTAGGTCTTGGAGCCGTTCCAGGGCCTGGGAAGCCTGCCCTTGTTCGAGTAAATCATTGGCTAACACATAACGAGCTTGGGCGCGATCGAGTCCTTCCCCATTGGCTGCCAACTGTTCTAACTGACTAGCTCTTTGCTCCGCAGGCATCAGCGCCAAAGGTTTCACCGCAGACTGGTGAGTGAGCTTTCCTCCAAGTGCCAGCATTTGTGGAGTTTTCTGACTCCATTCAACCCATTTATTCATGGGTACAGCAGCACCGATTAACAAAATCCATAGCCCAATGCCAACAGCTATCGTTACTTTGTTGTTGGATCTTTGCTTTTTTCTAAACATCAAGTTTCCCCGTCCCTGAGCTGCAACAGCCTTATTTTAATTTTTTCGTTGAGAATTTGGTGGGTCGAGTCAACTGAGTTGACCCGACAACTTGTCTATCTGGGGGGCGTCAAAAGGGGGGGGTCCGATGAAGCTCAACTCCTGCTTCTCACCCCTCAAGGGCAATCTCAAGCTCCAGGGCGATCGCCATAAGCTCTTATTTGCGCCGACATAGAACCCAGCGTAACTCCACCGGCGGGGTCGCCGCAAACGGAAAAATATTGCGCCCGGTTGCCCAACTGATAAACCACCAGGTTGGGGGCCATGCTTCCGAGGGCAAATGAGCTTGCTCATACTCATATACCGACTCTTCCGAGAGAATTTCTAGAGGGAGTC includes:
- a CDS encoding response regulator: MILESLGCAKVAGELAALMQQKVTGTWLVVAQECTGCSQTPDPGLTRLRDRPSESLNQSSGKDPLTSTKESGASRVREGQVPPATPSPGERHWRFYLVMGRLIYITESVHRVRRWSRALRQHCPKFVVDPKDVGEGEPWEFQLLQPGMDQHLLSPTHAKALIRTSSLEALFNLASYAKISAHWYPLPLESLQIPAKIALSSVDVAQIFQKAEQLWKEWEQLGLHYISPDLSPVLSHPTQLKQQVSSQSFLTLNTLFNGENTIWDLAIERKQSIVGVTRTLHHFVEQGKISLQTVSDWPSPLEQWRIVRAAVAPKKPLIACIDDSPLVSEVLARILQPAGYDTIAIQDPMQGVAILSEKKPDFIFLDLVMPQTNGYNLCNFLRQSNQFRETPIVILTSQDGLIDRTRAKLNGATDFLSKPPEAEKVLQMVEKYLKCFDRPNPLPDMGFPALA
- a CDS encoding transglycosylase SLT domain-containing protein, translated to MNKWVEWSQKTPQMLALGGKLTHQSAVKPLALMPAEQRASQLEQLAANGEGLDRAQARYVLANDLLEQGQASQALERLQDLENDYGLLAPYILFKRAQAHELSNNSAQALETWTELLEKHPDSPVVVEALYALGRSNPQYWDQALEKFPAHPKSMEIAQTRLKENPNRLDLLLPIANHGFYLDNYKSHLQKLTSQYRDRLNPEDWEAIAFGYWEKQDYGKGGEAYASATWNPQGAYRLGRGRQLSGDNSGAILAYKRLFVDFPDSEEASMGLEQLITLVEPKEALTYIDELMNRFPNKAGEALFARSKILDELGSRSAAKEARDKVLSEYSNSEGAAELRWSLAQQSVAISNFEEARKWALELRQENPDHELAPEAGFWAGKWAQGLGLSKEARQTYEDILFNYTESYYAWRSAVLLGWDVGDFTNVRALTPAIVGQTERVEIPAGSDILKELYLLGQDQDAWTLWQVEFTNRREPSVPEQFTDGLIRLGVGDNLDGIFMLSSLRWRDKPEDQEEYKQIKEKPHYWEALYPFPYVDLIQKAAQEQQMNPLLVTALMRQESRFMPKIRSSVGAVGLMQVMPETGSWAAQSMGIKNHNLENPEDNIKIGTWYLDFTHGQYKDNSMLAVASYNAGPSNVASWIERFGFNDPDEFANQIPFPETNGYVKHVFENYWNYLRLYSPEIAKKLGQ